Genomic segment of uncultured Tolumonas sp.:
ATTGTGCCGATTGATCTGAGCTGGCCGATGTCGCAAGGCAGCAGTCTTGCCAGTATCACATTGCAAGATCTGAATGGTCGGGAGACCTTACAGCTCAAACAAAGCGGCCCGTGGTCACTTTTCCGGTTGTTAGATCACTGCGAGGTGCGGCCACATGGTGGCGATGATCAACTGGAGGTGTTGATCAACCATCAGGGCAGGCAAGCGCAATACCTGTTTTCCGGCAATCATACTCCAAACCCATTGCAACGTCGGTTGCTGGCTGGTTTTGACCTATCAGAAAATCTGTGAGTAGCCCATGTTGAGATGTAGCTCGGGCAAACACTGGTCGTCGGCAGCGGCGACCAGTTGTGGTCGAGTGCGCCCGGTGAATGAAGACACCTATCTCATCGATGGCATCCATGGATTATGGGCCGTTGCCGATGGCATGGGTGGGCATCAACAGGGGAGCCTTGCCAGCCAACTGGTAGTTGAATCATTACTGAGTATTTCAGAGGCAGATGAACTGGAGTCACGACTTGAACAGGCTGCCCACGCACTGCAAGCGGTTAATTTTCACTTGAGTTGTGAACGAACACTCACCGCTCCGCAGCAGATGATGGGATCAACGGCGATGGTACTGCTCGCGCAAGCTGGCCGCGCCAGTTGCCTTTGGGCCGGCGATAGCCGCTGTTATTTATTACGGCGTGGCGTGCTCTATCAAATCAGCGAAGATCACAGCCTCGTGCAGCAATGGGTGAATGCAAAACGCATCACGCCCGATGAGGCCAAGCAGCACCCCCAAAACAATGTCATCACCCGAGCCATTGGCGCTAGTCCTGATTTGCTGCTAGCGAGTGCTGAGTTTGAACTGTATGCCGATGACATGCTGCTGTTGTGCAGCGATGGGCTTTATCGCGAGATTTCCACCGATGTGCTCATCAAAAGTTTAAGCTCATTAGTGCCTGAGCAAGCCGTTAAGATCTTGATGCAGCACGCGTTGGCAGGGGTAGCCAGCGACAACATTACCGCCGTGGTTGTGCGGCATAACTAACGATTAACAGCACAGAAACGGGCGGTTTAACATGAATGTGGCGCTGCATAATGATCTGAGTCTCACTCCGATTTCTCGTGGGGTATCTACCGAATATCCATGTCTGCAAATGCGTTATGCGCTGCGTAATATTGCGGGCGTCGGTGGCATGGGGGTGGTGTATCGGGCGAATGACACACTGCTGAGTGCATTGGGGGCGACAGATGATATCGTGGCCGTGAAAATGTGTTGCAGTGACATGATCGATCAGCCGCAAGCTGAACAGCGGCTGCTCATGGAATATCAAAACACCCTACGTCTCAAGCACCCCAATATTATTGCTGTGCGCCAGTTTGATGTTTGCCGTCAGCAACAAAAAGCGTTTCTGGTGATGGAATGGTTGGATGGGTTGTCGCTGGAACAGTTACTTTATCAGCAGTTGCTACCTGCGGATGTCGCATTAAAACTCGCTCGACAGCTGGTGGATGCAGTTGCGCACTGTCATGCGCAAGGGGTAGTGCATGCCGATATTAAACCGGCTAATTTTCAAGTATCGCCCGATAATCACCTGACTTTATTCGATTTTGGTATCAGTCGCTGGCTCTATCAGCCATCGACGATACGTAACGACATGATCCGCGCGTGCAGCTGTCGTTATGCTGCGCCTGAATTATTCAATGAACAACCCGCAACCATCAGCGGTGATCTTTTCTCTGTTTGCTGTGTGTTATACCGCTTATTCCGTGGTGAGCACCCATTTAAAGATACCACCGATGAAGCTGCCGCACGGAATGATGAGATTACCCCAATATTTGGTCGTCGCCATCCGCTCGATAAAGTCTTGCTACAGGGGTTGAAATGGCAGCAGCGAGAGCGCTGCACCAGTATTGCTGCGTTACAGCAAGTGCTAGCACAGCTTTCTGCCGCAGATTTGAGTCGTTACTGGTTTTAAGCTTGGCTTAAGCACCGATCAATATGAGGAAGAGAGCATAATGTCCGTTTTAGATAGCCTGAGCGAAGCCATATCGAACGTAGGTCGTTCCCTGTTCAGTGCCAATGAACCTCGTTTTTTACTCACACTTGCTGGCTGCAATCAAGTCGTGCAGGTATTACGTTTTTCGGGGCAGGAAGCCTTAAACGTGCCGTGGGAACTGAACATCACGGTGGTGAGTGACGCGGAGAATATCTCACCGGAGACGATGCTTGGTACATCGGCAACACTTACACTCATTGGCAGTGCAGGCAAAAGTTACTACCACGGCCAAGTGTGGCAGTTTTGTCGACAGACACAAGGCAAGCGTCTCACGCAATATCAGTTGATTGTGCGGCCCGCGTTGTCATGGCTGAGGTTAGGGCGCAATCAACGGATTTTTCAACAAAAAAGCGCGACTGAGATCATCAAACAACTGTTGCAAGAGCAGCATATTCCCACTGATCAGATCGTGTGGAAATTAAGCGCGACTTACCCGGCTCGCGACTACTGCGTGCAATATGCCGAGAGCGATTTGCAATTTATTACTCGTCTGCTAAGCGAAGATGGAATGCACTATTACTTCGCTCATACTGAAAAACACAGCCAATTGGTGTTTACGGATCATCCCTCTGGCTGGTCAGCAGATTTGGCGGCAGTCATCTATAAACCCAGCACCGGTCAGGCGGCAGAAGCTGACACGCTATACTCATTTTTAATGCGACGTCGTATTGCACCAACGATGGTAGATCGGCGCTATTTTAACCTGCATAAACCGCTGACATTGACTAACGCGCAGTATTCGGCCACGCCAAAAATCGCCAAAAGTTTAAAAAATAAAGAAGCGGATAAAAGCAGTAAACAAGAGCCTAACGAGTTATCTCACTACCACTATTGCAGTGGTGAACAGAGCCAAACTACCGCACAGCAAACGGCCCAACGTCATTTGGAGGCGGTACAAGCGCAAACTGTCACCGCGGAAGGTAAGGGCAATTTGTCGCAATTGCGGGTCGGTTATTTTTTGCCGGTGACCGGGCATGCTTGTCACGCAGCGAACAGTCGCTGGCTGTTAACAGATGTGACCTTGACGGGTGAACAACCGCAAGTGCTGGAAGAGGTCAGCAATGGCCAGTCACGCTGTCATGTTCACTTTAGTGCTGTGCCATGCGATATCCCATGGCGACCAGCTATCTTCCCAGAAAAACCACGGCTACACGGCATTCAGACCGCCACGGTGACAGGCCCGGCGGGGGAGGCGATTTATACCGATGCGCTGGGTCGTATCAAAGTGCAATTCCACTGGGACAGAGAAGGTAAGCACAATGAACAAACCAGCTGTTGGGTCCGCGTCATGCATGATTGGGCCGGTAATGGCTATGGCGTGGTCAAATTGCCGCGCATCGGCCAAGAGGTTCAGGTGAGTTTCGAGGAGGGCGATCCTGATAAACCATTGATCACGGGTTGTTTACATAACGGTGAACAAGTTACAACGTGGGATCTTCCTTTGCATCAAACCCGCAGTGGCATTCGCACTCGATCTACACCCGGTGGTGGTGGCAGCAATGAATTACGATTTGAAGATAAAAAAGGCCGAGAACAACTCCGTTGGCTGGCGGAAAAAGATTGGGATGCCAAGATTCGACATAGCAGCCACACGCAAATTGACGGTAGCCATCATCGTGCGGTGGGTGGTAATGATTATCGTGAGATACAAGGTGAACAACATCAAACCTTTGAAGCAAATGTGGCTTCTGAGCGACAACAAAATCAGCACAGCACAGTTGATGGTTCCCTAGAGCAAGCGATTGCACAAAATTACTTGTTACAAGCAGGGCAAGACTTGCACTGGCAAAATAAGCACCAAGCGATTTATCACGCCGGCGTTGAGCTCATTTTGCAAGCAGGTGGGAGTTTTATCAAACTTGACCCCAGTGGGATCATACTCAGTGGGCCGTTGGTCACAATGAATCAGGGGGGCAGTGCGCTAGCAGTAGAAAGCGAAGCCGCCGAATTACCCCATAAACCGGCAGGTGCACACGATGCTGGCAGTGGGAACGTACCGCAAGCAAAAGCCCCTGAACCCGTTGTTAAATTTGAACCTAAGAAAATTAACCAAGTTATTTATTCGGATTGAGTGAAAATGACATATAAAAAAACAGCATCTATTTTAACAATATTAATTTCTTTGGGATTGACTGGTTTTCCAGTGGTTGCCGGAGCTGTCAAAGAAAGCAAAATAATAAAACACTTTGATTACAGAGATATCAATAGGATTGTAAAGGATAATTACACATGGCAGTGTCCATATGTATTGTCGGATGAAAAATACAATGTGAACATTCCAAGTGATTCACCGCTTGTTGATTTGTTTGAAGTTGATGAAAAAAGACTATACATAAAAGTGAATAGTAAATTAATCAAAATGAATATTAAGTCATTAACTGGAAATCATTATATTTATCTGAATAAAAGAGAAAATATTGAGGTGGATTTGAAAATAAATAAAAAATATAATTTTAGTGAGTATGATGAATCCCATGATAGAAAAGTAAAAATAACAATTAAAACAGTAAATGGTATAGAAGTGACTAATGCTATTGGTCAATCTTGTGGGATATAGTCATATTTAACTATTCTGGTCGTTTTTATTATGTATACGATAGTAGAAAGTGCAAAAGGAAATGTTATTCAAAAAGTAACTTGCTTTGAAGATTTGGAGAAGCATCATCCATCAAAAGGAAAAGAAAAAGGGCGTGAATATGCGATAGTTGATGGACGGTTAGAAGAAATCAGAACAGATAAACCTGGCAATAGAACATTGATAAAAAAAGATTTAATTCTTTTGATTAATGGATCGAACAAGAACATCAAGGTGCCATGTCCTATTTCTGGGTATATAAAAACAAGTGTGAGTTATGGTGCTATATCAATTTACTCAAGCGATAGATATGATGACCTTGTGGGTCAGGTATTGCATTTAGATACAAATTTTATAGTAAAAGATGGTCAGCATTTGAATTATGGAGAATTTGTCGGCATACAATCAGGAGCGCCTGAAAAAGTTGGAGGCAAGCCATATCCGATACATGCCCATATTGAATTAGAAAAAGAGCAATTCAAGAAATATATATCTGATCTGGTAAGTGGT
This window contains:
- a CDS encoding protein phosphatase 2C domain-containing protein, which encodes MLRCSSGKHWSSAAATSCGRVRPVNEDTYLIDGIHGLWAVADGMGGHQQGSLASQLVVESLLSISEADELESRLEQAAHALQAVNFHLSCERTLTAPQQMMGSTAMVLLAQAGRASCLWAGDSRCYLLRRGVLYQISEDHSLVQQWVNAKRITPDEAKQHPQNNVITRAIGASPDLLLASAEFELYADDMLLLCSDGLYREISTDVLIKSLSSLVPEQAVKILMQHALAGVASDNITAVVVRHN
- a CDS encoding serine/threonine-protein kinase, translating into MNVALHNDLSLTPISRGVSTEYPCLQMRYALRNIAGVGGMGVVYRANDTLLSALGATDDIVAVKMCCSDMIDQPQAEQRLLMEYQNTLRLKHPNIIAVRQFDVCRQQQKAFLVMEWLDGLSLEQLLYQQLLPADVALKLARQLVDAVAHCHAQGVVHADIKPANFQVSPDNHLTLFDFGISRWLYQPSTIRNDMIRACSCRYAAPELFNEQPATISGDLFSVCCVLYRLFRGEHPFKDTTDEAAARNDEITPIFGRRHPLDKVLLQGLKWQQRERCTSIAALQQVLAQLSAADLSRYWF
- the tssI gene encoding type VI secretion system tip protein TssI/VgrG, which encodes MSVLDSLSEAISNVGRSLFSANEPRFLLTLAGCNQVVQVLRFSGQEALNVPWELNITVVSDAENISPETMLGTSATLTLIGSAGKSYYHGQVWQFCRQTQGKRLTQYQLIVRPALSWLRLGRNQRIFQQKSATEIIKQLLQEQHIPTDQIVWKLSATYPARDYCVQYAESDLQFITRLLSEDGMHYYFAHTEKHSQLVFTDHPSGWSADLAAVIYKPSTGQAAEADTLYSFLMRRRIAPTMVDRRYFNLHKPLTLTNAQYSATPKIAKSLKNKEADKSSKQEPNELSHYHYCSGEQSQTTAQQTAQRHLEAVQAQTVTAEGKGNLSQLRVGYFLPVTGHACHAANSRWLLTDVTLTGEQPQVLEEVSNGQSRCHVHFSAVPCDIPWRPAIFPEKPRLHGIQTATVTGPAGEAIYTDALGRIKVQFHWDREGKHNEQTSCWVRVMHDWAGNGYGVVKLPRIGQEVQVSFEEGDPDKPLITGCLHNGEQVTTWDLPLHQTRSGIRTRSTPGGGGSNELRFEDKKGREQLRWLAEKDWDAKIRHSSHTQIDGSHHRAVGGNDYREIQGEQHQTFEANVASERQQNQHSTVDGSLEQAIAQNYLLQAGQDLHWQNKHQAIYHAGVELILQAGGSFIKLDPSGIILSGPLVTMNQGGSALAVESEAAELPHKPAGAHDAGSGNVPQAKAPEPVVKFEPKKINQVIYSD